The following DNA comes from SAR324 cluster bacterium.
GAAGACTGTTCTGGATATCTTTCCCAAGTGCGAAGATTTCAGGTGAAATTTTTGATCTCATACTTTCAAAAACAAGAGTTAGCAGGGTCATTGTTTGCCCAACTAGGATAGTCATACAGTTGATTTCATGAACTACGTTCGAGCGGTCGCAATCCGTTTGAAAAGAAGATTGGAGCCAAAACTCATTGTAATCAAGATCGTGGCAATGATTCCTGCAGACACAAAATCATTGGCAACATTGACTCTTTGATACAGCAGTGTCTCCAGCATCAAGACCTTTGCTCCCCCAAGTATCGCAGGGGTGATGTAAGCGGTGAGAGAACCCGTAAAAACCAGTGTTCCTCCGATGACCAGCCCTTCCTTAGTCAGTGGAAGGATGACCTTCAGAAAGACCTGCAGCCAGTTGGCTCCCAAAACTCGGGCAGCAGCAACCGCGTCATTTGGTAAATTTTCCATGGCGGAGATCAGGGAAATGATCATCAGTGGCATGAAGAGCTGAAGTAATCCCAGGAAGACCGCTGTCTCTGTAAATAACAACCGAATCGGTGTGTCACTGAGTCCCAACCCGACGATGGCATCGTTGACAATGCCCGTACGTCCCAAAATGACGATCCAGGCATAGGTTCGTGCGACAGGGGAGATCATCAGGGGCAAGACCACTAGCCCAAAGATTCGTCCACGATGTTTGGGAGGAAGATGGAAGATGGAGAATGCTGTCGCATATCCGATAACAGCGCTGACCCCCGCAACGAGAAAGCCTAGTTTGAGAGTTCGGAAAAAGACCATCTGATTCAGGGGCTTGCTGATAAAGTCCGCATAGCCTTGCAGCGACCAAGTGTCATCGACCTTGAAGCCTTCTGAAAGGAGGACGAGGACAGGCAACAAGAAAAGTGTTGCTGTGAAAAGTACTGCAGGGAGGGCCAGCACCAAGCCCTCTAGACGGTTTTGAAACACGGTGGGAGTGTTGAGAAGGAGGATCCTGGAGTAATCACTCCGAGATCTCAGTCAGGTTTGATCAACTATCTACTTAATGACCTTGGTGTTCCAACGCTCAACCCAGCCTTCACGATTGTCGATGATGTCGGCAGGGCTGATGATGTTTAGAGAATCGATGAGCTCCGCACCATAAGTCAGGCCCTCAGCAACTTCATCTGATACCTTGACTTTCTTATTTGCGGGGCTGTCGATCTTGGCGTTGGCAATGCGGGTCTGGGACTCCACGGAGAGCCAGTAATCCATGAATTGATAAGCCAATTCTTCATTGCCGTTGCCTTTGGTCATGATCATCACATTCATTCCCCCAGTTTGGCCCTCTTTGGGGTTTGCCCAAACGAAAGGTAGTGGACTATTAGAAAATCTACTCCAAGCAAAACGCCCAACGGGAGCTGCAATGACTTCTTCCTGGTTCATCAACTGCGCGAGTTGTGAAGAACGGACATAAAAGGTGACGATGTCATCAGCCTGGGCACCAATGTTGTCGATCGTTTCTTCAAAGCCGTAACCTTGGTGGCCAAGGGCCTTTGATAGCATGAAAAGAGTGAGAGGTCCCTGGGTGCCGGTGATGTTTGGAAGAGCCACTCTGCCGGCAAGTTCAGGGGATAGGAGATCCTTCCAGCTGTTGATTTGAACCAAGTCAGACCGATAGACAATGGAACTGGCATAGAAGGTGTAGCCGACGGCCCAATTTTCACCAAGCGGATTCTTGGCCGCCTCGTACAGATCATTGTAGTTGGAGAGCTTGGAGACATCAAGATTCTGGAGAAGTCCTTTACGAGCCAAGGCCAGTGCGTCATGAGATGAAATCACAGCCATATCAATCACGGGATTGGCCGCATTGGCTTCGATTTTCGCCATCCGCTCGACGCTGTTGCCGGTTTCGATCACCAGTTCGCAGTCACAAATCTCCTCAAACGGATCATAGAGAGTTTTTTTGTAGGCATCTTGAGCAAAAGAATAGACAGAGATGGTCAATTTTTTATCTGCTGCGACGGCTGACTGCACGGTGAGAATCGCACCAATTACTGCAAAAATGAGATATTTCATTTAGCTCTCCTTGAGATGTTGCCTGGACTGAAAATCGCCCTGAATGAATAGTACAGGAGGCTCCCTCACCTCCAGTAATCACAAGATGCGGTAGTTCACACCGGTATTTCCTCCAACTTTGGAGAATTTGGAGGTGCAGTACACAAGAAAATCAGTATTGGTCAAGGGAATTTTTAAAGAGGGAGATAGAGAATGGGGATTTAGTTTATTTTGCCAAGTCAATGGATCTGAGCTTTCAGCAATATGCTGATGGAGTACTTTTCAATGACTATTTTGATGGCTTCAGTCGAAAATAAGCTTCAAGACATCCGATGAAAAATTACACCAAATCAATCTGCTTCAAGAAATTCAGGTTTCTTTTAGCAGAAGTGAAAGCTTGATCGGTTGTTGCTCTTGGCATGTCCTGTTCGATCACTCCAATACCTTCGAAGTTGATGGTTTCAAGAACAGTCTTCAGTTCTCGAAAATCAATAATTCCATCTTCCAAGTCACACATCACATCCAGATCAAATGCCTGGTCTGAATCAAGGTTTTCCTCAAGAACTCGTTTTTTGATTTGTCCATCAACATTTTTGAAGTGCAGGTAAGCAATACGCTCATGGTACTTAA
Coding sequences within:
- a CDS encoding ABC transporter permease, with amino-acid sequence MFQNRLEGLVLALPAVLFTATLFLLPVLVLLSEGFKVDDTWSLQGYADFISKPLNQMVFFRTLKLGFLVAGVSAVIGYATAFSIFHLPPKHRGRIFGLVVLPLMISPVARTYAWIVILGRTGIVNDAIVGLGLSDTPIRLLFTETAVFLGLLQLFMPLMIISLISAMENLPNDAVAAARVLGANWLQVFLKVILPLTKEGLVIGGTLVFTGSLTAYITPAILGGAKVLMLETLLYQRVNVANDFVSAGIIATILITMSFGSNLLFKRIATART
- a CDS encoding extracellular solute-binding protein — protein: MKYLIFAVIGAILTVQSAVAADKKLTISVYSFAQDAYKKTLYDPFEEICDCELVIETGNSVERMAKIEANAANPVIDMAVISSHDALALARKGLLQNLDVSKLSNYNDLYEAAKNPLGENWAVGYTFYASSIVYRSDLVQINSWKDLLSPELAGRVALPNITGTQGPLTLFMLSKALGHQGYGFEETIDNIGAQADDIVTFYVRSSQLAQLMNQEEVIAAPVGRFAWSRFSNSPLPFVWANPKEGQTGGMNVMIMTKGNGNEELAYQFMDYWLSVESQTRIANAKIDSPANKKVKVSDEVAEGLTYGAELIDSLNIISPADIIDNREGWVERWNTKVIK